Proteins found in one Methanospirillum hungatei JF-1 genomic segment:
- a CDS encoding ABC transporter ATP-binding protein has product MVNLEINDVSFSYPGADILHNITFSIGPGEMTGLIGPNGSGKSTLIKCIDTILKPKGSILLSGKDILTMPRVDLAKSIGLVPQHGTSAMDSTVFETVLMGRRPHAAWRISEEDINKVAHALERLGIGDMAMRDFSSLSGGQKQMVLLARAICQEPEVLLLDEPTSALDIRHQLEVLEIVNHLVKERNMSAIIALHDLNLGARYTDSMVMLRQGVIFSAGSPVDLYTPEMIEEVYGVKAEIISVLGKPHVVPIRPVEYGHFRPDDFKAEVSMEIPA; this is encoded by the coding sequence ATGGTAAACCTAGAAATTAACGATGTCAGTTTCAGTTATCCGGGTGCTGATATTCTCCACAATATCACCTTTTCTATCGGACCTGGAGAGATGACCGGATTAATCGGACCAAATGGATCAGGGAAAAGTACCCTCATTAAATGCATTGATACCATATTAAAACCCAAAGGCTCGATTCTATTAAGCGGGAAGGACATTCTGACTATGCCCCGGGTTGATCTGGCAAAAAGTATCGGACTGGTTCCGCAGCATGGTACCAGTGCAATGGACTCAACTGTCTTTGAAACTGTTCTGATGGGCAGAAGGCCTCATGCTGCCTGGAGAATCAGTGAAGAGGACATTAACAAGGTTGCACATGCTCTCGAACGTCTGGGTATAGGGGATATGGCAATGAGGGATTTTTCAAGTTTGTCCGGAGGACAGAAACAGATGGTCCTTCTGGCCCGGGCAATATGCCAGGAACCGGAAGTGCTCCTTCTTGATGAACCAACATCAGCCCTAGATATCAGACACCAGCTCGAAGTTCTGGAAATTGTCAATCATCTCGTAAAAGAACGGAATATGTCAGCGATCATTGCGTTACATGACCTGAATCTTGGTGCCCGGTATACTGATTCAATGGTAATGCTTCGACAGGGTGTTATCTTTTCTGCTGGAAGCCCGGTGGACCTGTATACTCCGGAAATGATTGAAGAGGTGTATGGAGTAAAAGCAGAGATCATTTCAGTTCTTGGAAAACCTCACGTGGTTCCGATTCGACCGGTGGAATACGGGCATTTTCGTCCGGATGATTTCAAAGCAGAAGTCAGCATGGAGATACCGGCCTGA
- a CDS encoding IS1182-like element ISMhu2 family transposase — protein sequence MSHRYNMIRGYGNEQQFLLPVNAMDWLSENDITYGILEILSILDISPFINKYRDDGRGSAFFDPRSMLGIIIYSMIRGEKSSRKIEMCCHYDIGYRIVANNLTPDHTTIYRFKKNNSKEIKSLFKQLSQIIVESGIARIGVLALDGSKFGCNASLSANKKLKYLEAELGRLFDESQEIDELENDDINIQDMEINRLPEHLSTKEKRKEVLNRAKEKLIERHDIESKKQEEKILDREKEELESGKKKRGRKPLEPKKEPSSDSKVNLTDPESQIMSTTNGWIQGYNGQIIVSENQFILAAMISDEQNDKKLLIPMLNELEDLFTGIHPSISPNILLSDAGYFSYPNSLAELDYGIQLIIPPSKERKIPEYSDNDGYISRMEMICRAICMGEIITFPELQSIGTFVWQSFMNREKQATTQEICKRVMEVRVKSPTGRELYRKRKYMVEPVFGNMKHNMRFRSFSQKGKENCEGEFFLAALVHNIKKLIRFEGIVKIKEFATNIIKPSRGSGFSYIFANTVCKVGIDTCRFIHQLVYFG from the coding sequence ATGTCTCATCGCTATAACATGATTAGAGGATATGGTAATGAACAACAATTTTTACTCCCTGTCAATGCGATGGACTGGCTATCTGAAAATGATATTACTTATGGCATATTAGAAATTCTTTCGATTCTCGATATTAGTCCATTTATTAATAAATATCGTGACGATGGTCGCGGTTCTGCCTTTTTTGATCCTCGTTCAATGCTTGGAATAATAATTTATTCAATGATTCGTGGAGAAAAATCTAGCAGAAAAATTGAGATGTGCTGCCATTATGATATTGGATATCGGATCGTCGCCAATAATCTTACACCTGACCATACAACGATCTATCGTTTCAAGAAGAATAATTCAAAAGAAATCAAATCCCTTTTTAAACAATTATCTCAAATTATCGTAGAATCCGGGATAGCAAGAATCGGTGTCCTAGCCCTCGATGGATCAAAATTTGGCTGTAATGCCTCTTTATCAGCCAATAAAAAATTAAAATACCTTGAAGCAGAGCTAGGTCGGCTTTTTGATGAATCACAGGAAATTGATGAGTTAGAAAACGATGATATAAATATTCAGGATATGGAGATTAACCGACTACCTGAGCATCTTTCAACAAAAGAAAAACGAAAGGAAGTTCTTAATCGGGCTAAAGAGAAATTAATTGAACGACATGATATCGAATCTAAAAAACAAGAAGAAAAGATTCTGGACCGCGAAAAAGAAGAATTAGAATCGGGTAAAAAGAAACGAGGTAGAAAGCCTTTAGAGCCTAAAAAAGAGCCATCTTCAGATTCAAAAGTAAATCTCACTGATCCTGAAAGTCAGATAATGTCAACCACCAATGGCTGGATTCAAGGGTATAATGGGCAGATTATCGTTTCTGAAAATCAATTTATCCTCGCTGCAATGATATCAGATGAGCAAAACGATAAAAAATTATTAATACCTATGCTAAATGAACTCGAAGACCTTTTTACGGGTATTCATCCATCAATTTCGCCTAATATACTACTATCTGATGCAGGTTATTTCTCATACCCGAATTCTTTAGCAGAATTGGATTATGGCATTCAACTCATCATCCCTCCTTCTAAAGAAAGAAAAATTCCAGAATATTCAGATAATGATGGGTATATCTCACGAATGGAAATGATATGTCGGGCGATTTGTATGGGAGAAATAATCACATTTCCGGAATTGCAAAGTATCGGGACGTTTGTTTGGCAATCTTTTATGAACAGAGAGAAACAAGCAACAACTCAGGAAATTTGTAAACGAGTTATGGAAGTACGTGTGAAATCCCCCACTGGTAGAGAGTTATATCGAAAACGAAAATACATGGTCGAACCAGTTTTTGGTAATATGAAACATAATATGAGGTTTAGGAGTTTCTCTCAAAAAGGGAAAGAGAATTGCGAGGGAGAATTCTTTTTAGCTGCATTAGTGCATAATATAAAAAAACTTATCAGATTTGAGGGTATAGTTAAAATTAAAGAATTTGCTACGAATATTATAAAACCGTCAAGAGGTTCAGGTTTTTCCTATATTTTTGCAAACACAGTATGTAAAGTGGGAATTGATACATGCAGGTTCATACATCAATTAGTCTATTTTGGTTGA
- a CDS encoding Hsp70 family protein, whose translation MNKDIIGIDFGTTNSKMAYMLLDEPVVIENDQGSKITPSVVYFKNEKEFSIGEQAKHNQIIHPDKVVSSIKREMGTDYKKQVGRFKFPPEYIGALIFQKLIQDARERTGKTFYDAVVSVPANYSDSQRQAIMDAAEIAGINVVRLINEPTAAALAYGIREDRDRKVLVYDFGGGTFDVSILSVSSGFFDVDASTGEHRLGGDDLDTRIIAYVTKALQKELGKSDKIDLALQATLKEAAEEAKIALSTEESTQITIPFVAENRPPFTMELTRQTLESLIQDLIERTRAPMERALHDASLEKDEIDDILLVGGTTLIPAVRRFVTEYFGKEPLEGDPYTAVAEGAALAGSTYVPEKSRMAKNVEISDVISSSLGVKITNGTLSRVIERNTKIPISRTRLYTNSWDYVPEVIIAVYQGEEEMAEDNEYLGQFYISVEPMPAEENKIEVTFAVGEEFGILNVRAYDTDSGNERTVKFESRSRLSKKEKSKWMKKLVGKRSVHVVIGDESGKTTLDMYLNPATSIESLKRELIDRQIMTGDEMIEIGEMTPGDDLRISDLNLEDGCIITIRGNNGE comes from the coding sequence ATGAACAAAGATATAATCGGCATAGACTTTGGCACAACAAATTCCAAGATGGCATATATGCTTCTGGATGAACCAGTGGTCATCGAGAACGACCAGGGCAGCAAAATTACCCCATCGGTTGTATATTTCAAAAACGAAAAGGAGTTCTCCATCGGGGAGCAGGCCAAGCATAATCAGATTATCCACCCTGATAAAGTTGTCAGTTCCATCAAGCGTGAAATGGGAACTGATTATAAGAAACAGGTGGGGAGGTTCAAATTTCCCCCTGAATATATCGGGGCCCTCATCTTTCAAAAACTCATCCAGGATGCCAGGGAACGGACAGGAAAAACCTTCTACGATGCCGTCGTATCCGTCCCTGCAAACTATTCTGACAGCCAAAGGCAGGCGATCATGGATGCAGCAGAGATTGCAGGAATTAATGTTGTCCGGCTGATAAACGAACCGACCGCTGCCGCACTTGCCTATGGAATCAGGGAAGATAGGGACCGAAAAGTTCTGGTTTACGATTTTGGTGGGGGAACATTTGATGTGTCCATCCTTTCTGTCTCATCCGGCTTTTTTGATGTCGATGCAAGTACCGGAGAACACCGGCTTGGCGGAGACGATTTGGATACGCGGATCATTGCTTATGTCACGAAAGCATTACAAAAGGAACTCGGAAAAAGCGATAAAATTGACCTGGCATTGCAGGCTACACTCAAGGAGGCTGCCGAGGAGGCAAAGATAGCCCTTTCTACAGAAGAGAGTACACAAATTACCATTCCGTTTGTTGCAGAGAACCGTCCTCCATTCACGATGGAACTGACCAGGCAAACACTCGAATCCCTGATTCAGGATCTGATTGAACGCACCCGTGCACCAATGGAACGTGCCCTTCACGATGCATCCCTTGAAAAAGATGAGATCGATGATATCCTCCTTGTTGGGGGAACAACCCTGATACCAGCGGTCAGAAGGTTTGTTACGGAATATTTTGGAAAAGAACCGCTGGAAGGAGATCCATACACTGCAGTTGCAGAAGGGGCAGCACTGGCAGGAAGTACCTATGTTCCAGAAAAATCCAGGATGGCGAAGAATGTGGAGATCAGTGATGTAATATCTTCTTCTCTTGGTGTAAAAATCACGAACGGAACTCTGTCCAGGGTAATCGAACGAAACACAAAAATCCCAATCTCCCGGACAAGGCTTTACACAAATTCATGGGATTATGTTCCTGAAGTCATCATCGCAGTATATCAGGGAGAGGAGGAGATGGCGGAGGATAATGAATATCTTGGGCAGTTTTATATCAGCGTCGAACCTATGCCAGCCGAAGAAAATAAAATTGAAGTCACATTCGCGGTAGGTGAAGAGTTCGGAATCCTCAATGTCCGGGCCTATGACACTGACTCAGGAAACGAGCGGACGGTAAAATTTGAATCACGCTCCCGTCTTTCAAAGAAAGAGAAGAGCAAGTGGATGAAAAAACTTGTCGGGAAGAGGAGTGTTCATGTCGTCATCGGAGATGAGTCAGGGAAGACGACCCTGGATATGTACCTCAATCCTGCAACCTCTATCGAATCACTGAAACGTGAGCTGATTGACCGGCAGATTATGACAGGAGATGAAATGATTGAGATCGGAGAGATGACACCGGGTGATGACCTGCGGATATCTGATTTAAACCTGGAAGACGGGTGTATTATTACCATCCGGGGGAACAATGGGGAATAA
- a CDS encoding UPF0175 family protein, which produces MALSSGLDEELRKNALDQYRQGRISLGKAAEICEISVREMIDLLKKNNVILNVSVQDIQDDYQAAMKI; this is translated from the coding sequence ATGGCCTTGTCCTCAGGTCTTGATGAAGAACTCAGAAAAAATGCTTTGGATCAGTACAGGCAGGGACGTATTTCACTCGGAAAAGCCGCAGAGATATGTGAGATATCTGTGAGAGAAATGATAGATCTCCTGAAGAAGAACAATGTAATCCTTAATGTATCAGTTCAGGATATTCAGGATGATTATCAGGCAGCAATGAAGATATGA
- a CDS encoding DUF3368 domain-containing protein produces MIRVFDSSPLIYFARAGALHLALEVHSENYIPPAVYAEVVTIGRVQGHPDAEVTAHLITQESLTLKPPEEHFLEKFSGLHRDLHPGEMEVLALSDELQGIAIVDDRISREIGEMFQIEVRGSAFILFTLVKNRIISKEKVKKILQVMIREGFRIGSEQYGLILDLLEQLQGKKDESWS; encoded by the coding sequence ATGATTCGGGTATTTGATTCATCACCACTGATCTATTTTGCAAGGGCCGGAGCTCTCCATCTCGCTTTAGAGGTACATTCAGAAAATTACATCCCCCCTGCGGTATATGCAGAGGTTGTTACGATCGGGAGGGTACAGGGACATCCTGATGCTGAAGTTACCGCTCATCTCATTACGCAGGAATCTCTTACCCTGAAACCGCCAGAAGAGCATTTTTTAGAGAAATTCTCTGGTTTGCACCGTGATCTTCACCCAGGGGAGATGGAGGTTCTGGCTCTCTCGGACGAACTACAAGGCATCGCCATAGTTGATGACCGGATAAGTCGTGAGATCGGAGAAATGTTTCAGATTGAAGTGAGAGGATCTGCATTTATTCTTTTTACTCTTGTGAAAAACAGAATCATATCCAAAGAGAAAGTAAAAAAGATTCTCCAGGTAATGATCCGTGAAGGTTTCAGAATCGGATCTGAACAATATGGACTAATCCTTGATCTGCTGGAACAGCTTCAGGGAAAGAAGGATGAATCCTGGTCTTGA
- a CDS encoding MFS transporter yields the protein MVTESKKKIYSSIGGHFLVDLYSPFLPIILPVLITNMNLSFFLAGFMVTAYNVTSSLVQPVAGLFSDRTGKKVPIWICVLLSSAGISLAVLTNNYLLMLALVSGAALGNALFHPAAMESVYRLSPIEKRGIFNSIFTTSGSISYSIGPLIAGVMITFFGLSSIAWLVIPGILGAVWIYSVDKKFNTLVSAHYERKKPVSKQKKERYWWVPAGLVVFLCSLRAWTYVGIITYLPALLMLGQHGMDTITTSLIVTIMLFIGVAGQIAGGYLSDRYGRKNMLVFGFAAAVPFFCLIFLSQGWLMYSGIFMYSFFACFCYVTSVTMMQELLPESVGFASGLTLGLCVGVGGIGAAIIGWAADNMGSLPDAMFLMIIPTALSPILALFIRYPDQRRIRGRDADLPE from the coding sequence ATGGTAACAGAATCTAAAAAGAAGATTTATTCTAGTATCGGGGGGCATTTCCTGGTAGATCTCTACTCACCATTTCTGCCCATCATTCTTCCGGTCCTGATTACTAATATGAATCTCTCATTTTTTCTGGCAGGATTTATGGTAACTGCCTATAATGTGACATCATCATTAGTTCAGCCGGTTGCAGGGCTGTTCAGCGACAGGACTGGAAAAAAGGTACCCATATGGATATGCGTACTGCTATCAAGTGCCGGGATATCTCTCGCAGTCCTGACAAATAACTATCTTCTTATGCTGGCCCTGGTTTCAGGTGCAGCACTTGGGAATGCACTGTTCCACCCGGCAGCGATGGAATCAGTATATCGGCTCAGTCCAATAGAGAAGAGAGGTATATTTAACTCGATCTTTACAACAAGTGGAAGTATCAGTTACTCAATAGGCCCACTCATCGCTGGAGTAATGATAACCTTCTTCGGGCTATCCAGCATCGCATGGCTGGTAATTCCTGGGATATTGGGAGCAGTTTGGATCTATTCTGTTGATAAAAAATTCAATACTTTAGTATCTGCTCATTATGAGAGGAAAAAGCCAGTATCAAAGCAGAAAAAGGAGAGATACTGGTGGGTTCCTGCCGGTCTTGTGGTATTTCTCTGTTCTCTTCGAGCCTGGACTTATGTTGGAATAATTACCTACCTCCCGGCTCTCTTAATGCTCGGACAGCATGGTATGGACACTATAACCACATCACTTATCGTCACAATAATGCTTTTTATAGGTGTTGCCGGCCAGATTGCCGGAGGATATCTTTCAGACAGATATGGGCGGAAAAATATGCTGGTGTTCGGCTTTGCAGCTGCAGTTCCCTTTTTTTGTCTTATCTTTCTAAGTCAGGGATGGCTTATGTATAGTGGTATCTTTATGTACTCCTTCTTTGCGTGTTTCTGTTATGTCACCTCGGTCACTATGATGCAGGAACTTCTGCCCGAATCCGTAGGGTTTGCTTCAGGTCTTACCTTAGGTCTTTGTGTGGGGGTTGGGGGTATCGGAGCCGCGATCATCGGCTGGGCTGCTGATAATATGGGTTCCCTTCCGGATGCGATGTTTCTCATGATAATTCCAACCGCATTATCGCCGATTCTTGCGTTGTTCATCAGATACCCGGATCAGAGAAGGATACGAGGCAGGGATGCTGACCTACCTGAATGA
- a CDS encoding ABC transporter substrate-binding protein yields MKKWCIYGGVLLTLLTLCCLTTTGSASGMEFTLYIFGNANSDMNIDQQDIDLINEIAAGKTASTPLADANQDGKVDSADAEQVQKIIDGTATEMWVQDAFKQPVKVKTPVQRLITLDRMIAENAQVIGVGDKIVGIDENTVNRDIILPTISKQKNLGSAEEPDMEALIALKPDLIVNNQYFDEGLMKKLQESGLTPLAMIYHGDIQNSLGYSKMLGYLTGSPSTAEEYVNWMGGTLGSIHDKVAGLSEDEKTKVIYLYPRKNGALGSGGNDCPTIKTLQFLGADTMTQNTKDTAGKIMDTASYFEIDPEVVIAKNPEAIVMEDFDEALGYGYTDKNAAQAELDRIKSRPGFDKLDAVKNNKVYLLDVNIVSHSNCLGALYMAKALYPDQLSDIDPYAIHQEYVDRFLKVPGLDVKKDGIFIYPQIS; encoded by the coding sequence ATGAAAAAATGGTGTATCTATGGAGGAGTGCTCTTAACACTCCTCACTCTTTGTTGTCTGACGACTACAGGATCTGCATCAGGGATGGAATTTACCCTGTATATTTTTGGAAATGCGAATTCAGATATGAACATTGATCAGCAGGATATTGATCTTATCAACGAAATTGCCGCTGGAAAAACAGCATCCACTCCACTTGCAGATGCCAATCAGGATGGAAAAGTAGATAGTGCAGACGCTGAGCAGGTACAGAAGATCATCGATGGAACTGCGACAGAAATGTGGGTACAGGATGCCTTCAAACAACCAGTAAAAGTAAAGACCCCGGTACAAAGGCTCATTACTCTTGACCGGATGATCGCAGAAAATGCACAGGTTATCGGAGTCGGGGACAAGATCGTAGGAATTGATGAGAATACCGTAAACCGGGATATTATTCTTCCAACTATCAGCAAGCAAAAGAATCTGGGTTCTGCAGAAGAACCGGACATGGAAGCACTTATTGCTCTCAAGCCTGACCTGATTGTGAATAATCAGTATTTTGATGAAGGACTGATGAAAAAATTACAGGAATCAGGCCTGACTCCGTTGGCTATGATTTACCATGGTGATATTCAGAACAGCCTTGGTTATTCGAAGATGCTTGGATATCTGACCGGTTCTCCATCAACTGCAGAAGAGTATGTCAACTGGATGGGAGGAACTCTCGGAAGCATTCATGACAAGGTAGCAGGATTATCTGAAGATGAGAAGACAAAAGTCATTTATCTGTACCCACGAAAGAACGGAGCTCTTGGAAGTGGTGGCAATGATTGTCCGACAATCAAGACATTACAGTTCCTCGGAGCAGATACCATGACCCAGAATACGAAAGATACCGCTGGAAAGATCATGGATACTGCGTCCTACTTCGAGATTGATCCAGAAGTGGTCATAGCGAAGAATCCGGAAGCTATTGTTATGGAAGACTTTGATGAAGCACTCGGATATGGGTATACTGACAAGAATGCGGCCCAGGCAGAACTTGATCGCATAAAGAGCAGACCTGGATTTGATAAACTTGATGCGGTCAAGAATAACAAAGTCTATCTCCTTGATGTGAATATCGTCTCACACAGCAACTGTCTTGGAGCCTTATACATGGCAAAAGCTCTCTATCCGGATCAACTTTCTGATATTGATCCTTATGCAATCCATCAGGAGTATGTAGATCGGTTCCTGAAAGTGCCGGGTCTTGATGTAAAGAAGGACGGGATATTCATCTACCCACAAATCTCATAA
- a CDS encoding FecCD family ABC transporter permease has product MSQHNPENSQSNASMSEIQSSYYRYHSRKVLFLLSVSFGILFLVGIAASFGSYELDLVSVYTTIFAGIFPGMGIPESVANTIIWDIRLPRISMAIVCGASLGVAGAILQGVLRNPLAEPFTLGISSAAAMGASLAIIGGLKLFGAYSVVLNAFISAFLATMVIYSIAKSKGMTPEAIILAGIAIMFLLDAVTSFMQYLGTAEQVQAVVFWMMGSVSVANWETVFIVFCIAVIAIPYLIYKASDLTIIGAGDETAHSLGINVEHVRMRTLIFAALLTASVTAFCGIIGFVGLVSPHITRMAIGGDNRYVIPGSALVGGILLLGADTVARTILAPMILPVGIMTALVGVPFFMFLFMRKRKELW; this is encoded by the coding sequence ATGAGTCAACATAACCCGGAAAATTCTCAAAGTAATGCTTCAATGTCTGAAATACAATCCTCGTATTATCGGTATCATTCTCGAAAGGTCCTGTTTCTTCTCTCCGTTTCATTTGGAATTCTATTTTTGGTTGGGATAGCGGCATCTTTTGGATCCTATGAGCTGGATCTTGTTTCGGTATACACCACAATATTTGCAGGCATTTTTCCCGGGATGGGAATACCAGAATCTGTTGCGAATACGATAATATGGGATATCCGACTCCCAAGAATATCCATGGCCATTGTATGCGGGGCAAGTCTTGGTGTAGCTGGTGCAATACTGCAGGGAGTGCTTCGAAACCCGCTTGCTGAACCATTTACCTTAGGGATATCTTCAGCTGCCGCGATGGGCGCATCCCTTGCAATCATCGGGGGGCTTAAATTATTTGGAGCATACAGTGTGGTCCTCAATGCATTCATAAGTGCATTTCTTGCTACCATGGTCATTTACTCCATTGCAAAAAGTAAAGGAATGACCCCGGAAGCGATAATCCTTGCTGGTATTGCTATCATGTTCCTTTTGGATGCGGTTACGTCATTTATGCAATACCTCGGAACAGCCGAACAGGTACAGGCCGTGGTCTTCTGGATGATGGGAAGTGTATCGGTAGCCAATTGGGAGACTGTTTTTATTGTTTTTTGCATTGCAGTCATAGCCATCCCGTATCTCATCTACAAGGCATCAGATCTCACCATTATAGGAGCCGGAGATGAAACCGCTCACAGCCTGGGAATAAATGTGGAGCATGTACGGATGCGAACACTTATATTTGCTGCTCTTCTCACCGCTTCAGTCACTGCTTTTTGTGGAATCATCGGATTTGTAGGGCTGGTTTCCCCGCATATCACAAGGATGGCTATCGGGGGAGATAACCGGTATGTGATTCCAGGATCTGCCCTTGTCGGAGGAATTCTCCTCCTGGGTGCTGATACCGTTGCTCGAACGATCCTTGCCCCTATGATTTTACCAGTGGGTATTATGACCGCCCTTGTGGGTGTTCCCTTCTTTATGTTTCTTTTTATGCGAAAGAGGAAAGAATTATGGTAA
- the grpE gene encoding nucleotide exchange factor GrpE, which produces MNAAIADYLKIRQTQNLLNLTHSLPGTSCTNEGGQYNKSYILPKTNMSPMVDPDITDLQKKAEHFESQYNAIKKEFKDFIETTRKNEELKKKDLQADQAKKLLVIADSLCRMMHSSKNPTCDAVREVHENYHLNIEGMYQQVLSSGKLTPIDPQPGAIFDDTLHMAVGLEYNSKYPEDTIFSVVRRGYLRESQLIRPAEVIISKKPREPLPLQKPGMVTSIFNRIFPNRQKFDAITHDIDQLAHKESEHITRLEKEIAELEKKIEQNEEEIHDLSQIITEQADIQGQLEDDMQKLKDDLRTLTTHVREFERCISIRLHNNSLNLVEQMPRYQDPYQPGE; this is translated from the coding sequence TTGAATGCAGCAATCGCGGATTATCTAAAGATAAGGCAGACGCAAAATCTTTTAAACCTGACTCATTCCCTGCCAGGTACATCCTGTACCAATGAGGGGGGACAATATAATAAAAGCTATATTCTCCCAAAGACAAACATGTCACCAATGGTTGATCCGGATATCACCGATCTTCAGAAAAAAGCAGAACATTTTGAATCTCAATATAACGCCATTAAAAAAGAATTCAAAGATTTCATTGAGACAACACGAAAAAATGAGGAATTGAAAAAGAAAGACCTTCAGGCAGATCAAGCAAAAAAATTACTGGTTATTGCAGATTCGTTATGTCGCATGATGCACAGCTCAAAAAATCCCACCTGTGATGCCGTGCGGGAGGTCCATGAAAATTATCATCTCAATATTGAAGGGATGTATCAGCAGGTACTCTCATCAGGCAAACTGACACCCATCGACCCACAACCCGGAGCCATATTTGATGATACCCTGCATATGGCAGTCGGACTTGAATATAATAGCAAATACCCGGAAGACACTATATTTTCAGTAGTAAGACGCGGATACCTGCGGGAGTCTCAACTTATCAGACCGGCAGAAGTCATCATCTCGAAAAAGCCAAGGGAGCCTCTACCATTACAAAAGCCAGGCATGGTCACTTCAATCTTTAACCGGATATTTCCAAACCGGCAGAAATTTGATGCAATCACTCATGATATCGACCAGCTGGCCCATAAAGAGAGTGAACATATCACCAGGCTTGAAAAGGAGATAGCAGAACTGGAGAAGAAGATTGAACAGAATGAAGAGGAGATTCATGATTTGAGTCAGATTATTACCGAACAGGCTGACATTCAGGGACAACTGGAAGATGATATGCAAAAACTGAAAGATGATCTTCGCACATTAACTACCCATGTCAGAGAATTTGAGAGATGTATTTCGATAAGGTTACATAATAACTCGCTGAATCTGGTTGAACAGATGCCACGATACCAGGATCCATACCAGCCCGGTGAGTGA